CAGAGAAAATACGTCGAGAGTCTGAGCTCGTATGCGAGGCAGTTTCTTGGGAGGATGGAAAAACCCGAGGTGGATTACATCAAGGGGATCTCACCAGCGGTAGCCATTGAGCAAAAAGTAAACACACGAAACCCCCGATCTACGGTAGGGACAAGTACCGAAATATACGATTATCTCAAGTTGCTCTTTGCGAGAATTGGAGAAACGATCTCCCCGATCAGTGGACAGGTAGTCAAGAGAGATACAGTCACGACAGTAGTCAATGCCATTCATGCTCATCTTGAAGGGGAAAAGTTCATGATTGCGGCTCCCCTGGCTATACATGAGGGGCGCACATTGGAGGAGGAGCTCAACATCCTGCTCAGCAAGGGCTTTACTCGTGTACTGATCAAAGGAGAAATGCAGCAGATCGAAGAATTAGATCCGCAAAAATTGAAAGCAGGAGATGTAGAGATATTGATAGATAGACTCAGTGTCAATTCAAGTGATGAGGATGCGACGTTTAGACTCTCAGATTCTGTACAGACGGCTTTTTTTGAGAGTAATGGTTCGTGCCACGTCCACTTTCGTGGAAAGGACGTCTTACGCTACTCGGACAAGTTTGAACTGGATGGGTTGTCATTCGAAGAGCCTTCTGTCAACCTCTTTAGTTTCAACAATCCATATGGGGCTTGTCGCAAATGTGAGGGTTTTGGAAAAGTGCTAGGGATTGACCCAGACTTGGTGATCGCTGACAAGAACCTGTCGGTATTTGAAAATGCTATTGTGCCTTGGAGAAGTGAGACAATGAAAAAGTGGCTCAAGCCGCTAATAGATCTGGCACATGAATTGGATTTTCCGATCCATAGGCCAGTCAAAGAGCTTACCGAAGAGCAAATGGAATTGCTTTGGGAAGGCCACGGTGCATTTGAGGGGATACATGCTTTCTTTGCGTTCATCGAATCTCAGTTGCACAAGATTCAGTATAGGGTACTTCTGTCACGCTACCGTGGCAAGACCACGTGTCCAGATTGCAAAGGTACTCGTTTGCGCAAAGACGCCAACTTTGTAAAAATTGGTGGCAAGTCCATTTCCCAATTGGTATTGATGCCACTGAGTGAGGCGAACCGTTTTTTTTGCGAACTCGAACTGAGCGACTATCAGCAAGAGGTAGCCAAGCGAATCCTAAAGGAAATCCAAAACCGTCTTGCGTATATGGAGGAGGTTGGTTTGGGTTATTTGACACTCAACCGGTTGACAGCTACCCTATCAGGTGGCGAATACCAACGCATCAAGTTGGCCACATCTCTAGGTAGCGCATTGGTGGGGTCTATGTACATTCTTGATGAACCAAGTATCGGGCTGCACCCGAGAGATACGGAGCGCTTGGGGAATGTGCTCATGACACTTCGCAACCTTGGCAATACCGTGGTGGTGGTGGAGCATGAGGAAGAGGTCATGCGTCGTGCGGATCAAATCATCGATATTGGGCCTGCGGCTGGTGTGCATGGAGGAGAGCTGGTCTTTCAAGGAGGATGGG
The DNA window shown above is from Reichenbachiella sp. 5M10 and carries:
- the uvrA gene encoding excinuclease ABC subunit UvrA, with the protein product MVKYNIDELDPKNFILVKGARVNNLKNLSVAIPRNKLVVVTGLSGSGKSSFAFDTLFAEGQRKYVESLSSYARQFLGRMEKPEVDYIKGISPAVAIEQKVNTRNPRSTVGTSTEIYDYLKLLFARIGETISPISGQVVKRDTVTTVVNAIHAHLEGEKFMIAAPLAIHEGRTLEEELNILLSKGFTRVLIKGEMQQIEELDPQKLKAGDVEILIDRLSVNSSDEDATFRLSDSVQTAFFESNGSCHVHFRGKDVLRYSDKFELDGLSFEEPSVNLFSFNNPYGACRKCEGFGKVLGIDPDLVIADKNLSVFENAIVPWRSETMKKWLKPLIDLAHELDFPIHRPVKELTEEQMELLWEGHGAFEGIHAFFAFIESQLHKIQYRVLLSRYRGKTTCPDCKGTRLRKDANFVKIGGKSISQLVLMPLSEANRFFCELELSDYQQEVAKRILKEIQNRLAYMEEVGLGYLTLNRLTATLSGGEYQRIKLATSLGSALVGSMYILDEPSIGLHPRDTERLGNVLMTLRNLGNTVVVVEHEEEVMRRADQIIDIGPAAGVHGGELVFQGGWDEILKEEKSITARFLNGKEEIPVPKYRRKWNHSIDLYGARENNLKELDVKIPLEVLTVVTGVSGSGKSTLIRKILYPALGKMFGVTGEETGKFSGLDGDYKMIQKLEMIDQNPLGRSSRSNPVTYVKAYDGIRTLFAELPLAKQRGLKPSHFSFNVEGGRCETCQGEGEVKIEMQFMADLHLTCDECKGKRFKEEVLAIEYKDKNISDILELSIEESLDFFADQKAIVSKLQPLYDVGLGYVKLGQSSNSLSGGEAQRVKLAFFLGRGQAAQKEKILFIFDEPTTGLHFKDIEKLLASINALVDQGNTAIIIEHNMEIIKSSDWIIDLGPDGGDQGGNICFEGTPEEMVKIKGNHTAKYLREKLE